The proteins below come from a single Streptomyces sp. M92 genomic window:
- the scy gene encoding polarized growth protein Scy: MRGYESQEREPAADVDHLSRFEAEMKRLKTEREKAIQHAEDLGYQVEVLRAKLHEARRTIMSRPAFDGGDIGYQAEQLLRNAQTQADQLRADAERELSEARAQTQRILQEHAEHSARLQSELHQEAVTRRQQLDQELAERRQTVESHVNENVAWAEQLRARTEQQARRLLDESRAEAEQALAAARAEAERLTTEARQRLRSDAESARAEAEQILRRARADAERLLNAASTQAQEATDHAEQLRSSTATESEDARRRAQELSRTAEQRMTEAEEALRKAQTEAEKLVAEAEESAAKALASAEQTNEQRTRTAKEQVARLVGEATKDAETTKAEAEQLVADARAEAEKIVAEAAEKARTITAEESATQLSKAAKTAEDVLNKASEDAKRTTKAAAEEAERIRSEAEAEADRLRGEAHDIAAQLKGAAKDDTKEYRAKTVELQEEARRLRGEAEQLRADAVEEGEKIRAEARKEAVAQIEEAAKTAEELLAKAKADADELRQTATADGEKVRAEAIERATTLRRQAEETLERTRAEAERHRAEAEERAEELKAEAERAAGELREETERAVEARREEAAEELTRLQTEAEERRTAAEQALTEARDEAERIRREAAEESERLRSEAAERIRTLQQQAETEAERLRTEAAADASASRAEGEAVAVRLRSEASSEAERLKSEAQESADRVRAEAQSAAERIAAEASETLAAAQEEAARRRREAEELLGDARQEADQERERAREQSEELLASARTRVDEAQAEAVRLVEEADRRATEMVSAAEQHATQVRESVAGLHEQAQEEIAGLRSAAEHAAERTRREAEEEADRVRADAYAERERASEDAGRLRHEAQEETEAAKALAERTVSEAITEAERIRADVAEHAQRVRTEASDAIAEAEQSASRTRADAREDANRIRSDAATQADTLITEARSEAERLTTETVTETDRLRTETATEAERVRTEAANEAERVQAAAAEEAERLRTESVAEAERVRTEAANEAERVQTEAAEEAHRLRTESVAEAERLRTESVAEADRVRTEAGAQAEQLLSDATGEAERLRAEAAETVGSARQHAERVRTEAERVRAQAEEEAERVTAAAREEAERTLDEARKDANKRRSEAAEQVDTLITETTAEADKLLAEAQQQAQKATADAESQADTMVGAARAEADRIVQEATVEGNTRVEKARTDADELLVGARRDATAIRERAEELRERLTSEIEELHERARREAAETMRSAGDRCDALVKAAEEQLAKAEAKAKELVSEANSEAGKVRIAAVKKAEGLLKEAEQKKAKLVREAEELKAEAVREARETVEEGKRELEILVRRREDINAEISRVQDVLEALESFEAPAGGGKDNGVKAGATVGAPRSGGKSSDG; encoded by the coding sequence GTGCGGGGCTACGAGAGCCAGGAGCGAGAGCCGGCGGCTGACGTCGACCACCTCTCTCGGTTCGAGGCCGAGATGAAGCGGCTGAAGACCGAGCGGGAAAAGGCGATCCAGCACGCCGAGGACCTCGGCTACCAGGTCGAGGTGCTGCGCGCCAAGCTGCACGAGGCGCGGCGCACCATCATGTCCCGGCCCGCCTTCGACGGCGGCGACATCGGGTACCAGGCCGAGCAGTTGCTGCGCAACGCGCAGACGCAGGCCGACCAGCTGCGCGCGGACGCCGAGCGGGAGCTGAGCGAGGCCCGGGCGCAGACGCAGCGCATCCTCCAGGAGCACGCCGAGCATTCCGCCCGGCTCCAGTCGGAGCTGCACCAGGAGGCGGTGACCCGGCGCCAGCAGCTCGACCAGGAGCTGGCCGAGCGCCGGCAGACCGTCGAGTCCCACGTCAACGAGAACGTGGCGTGGGCGGAGCAGCTGCGCGCCCGCACCGAGCAGCAGGCCCGCCGGCTGCTCGACGAGTCCCGCGCGGAGGCCGAGCAGGCCCTGGCCGCGGCCCGCGCGGAGGCCGAGCGGCTGACCACCGAGGCCCGGCAGCGGCTGCGCAGCGACGCCGAGAGCGCCCGCGCGGAGGCCGAGCAGATCCTGCGCCGGGCCCGCGCGGACGCCGAGCGGCTGCTGAACGCCGCCTCCACGCAGGCCCAGGAGGCCACCGACCACGCCGAGCAGCTGCGCAGCTCCACGGCGACCGAGTCGGAGGACGCGCGGCGCCGGGCGCAGGAGCTGAGCCGGACCGCCGAGCAGCGGATGACCGAGGCCGAGGAGGCGCTGCGCAAGGCGCAGACCGAGGCCGAGAAGCTGGTCGCCGAGGCCGAGGAGAGTGCCGCCAAGGCCCTGGCGAGCGCCGAGCAGACCAACGAGCAGCGCACCCGCACCGCCAAGGAGCAGGTCGCCCGGCTGGTCGGCGAGGCCACCAAGGACGCCGAGACGACGAAGGCCGAGGCCGAGCAGCTGGTCGCGGACGCCCGCGCCGAGGCTGAGAAGATCGTCGCCGAGGCCGCCGAGAAGGCCCGCACGATCACCGCCGAGGAGTCTGCGACCCAGCTGTCCAAGGCGGCCAAGACCGCCGAGGACGTGCTGAACAAGGCCTCGGAGGACGCCAAGCGCACCACGAAGGCCGCCGCCGAGGAGGCCGAGCGGATCCGCTCCGAGGCCGAGGCCGAGGCGGACCGGCTGCGCGGCGAGGCGCACGACATCGCCGCGCAGCTCAAGGGCGCGGCGAAGGACGACACCAAGGAGTACCGCGCCAAGACGGTCGAGCTCCAGGAGGAGGCGCGCCGGCTGCGCGGCGAGGCCGAGCAGCTGCGCGCCGACGCGGTCGAAGAGGGCGAGAAGATCCGCGCCGAGGCCCGCAAGGAGGCCGTGGCGCAGATCGAGGAGGCGGCGAAGACCGCCGAGGAGCTGCTCGCCAAGGCCAAGGCGGACGCCGACGAGCTGCGGCAGACCGCGACGGCGGACGGCGAGAAGGTCCGTGCCGAGGCCATCGAGCGGGCGACGACCCTGCGCCGGCAGGCCGAGGAGACCCTGGAGCGCACCCGCGCGGAGGCCGAGCGGCACCGCGCGGAGGCCGAGGAGCGGGCCGAGGAGCTCAAGGCGGAGGCCGAGCGGGCCGCCGGCGAGCTGCGCGAGGAGACCGAGCGCGCCGTCGAGGCCCGCCGCGAGGAGGCCGCCGAGGAGCTGACGCGGCTCCAGACGGAGGCCGAGGAGCGGCGCACGGCCGCCGAGCAGGCGCTGACCGAGGCCCGCGACGAGGCCGAGCGGATCCGGCGCGAGGCCGCGGAGGAGAGCGAGCGGCTGCGCAGCGAGGCCGCGGAGCGCATCCGTACGCTCCAGCAGCAGGCCGAGACGGAGGCCGAGCGGCTGCGCACCGAGGCCGCCGCGGACGCCTCCGCCTCCCGCGCGGAGGGCGAGGCCGTCGCCGTACGCCTGCGGTCGGAGGCCTCCAGCGAGGCCGAGCGGCTGAAGTCGGAGGCGCAGGAGAGCGCCGACCGGGTCCGGGCGGAGGCGCAGAGCGCCGCCGAGCGGATCGCCGCCGAGGCGTCCGAGACGCTGGCCGCCGCCCAGGAGGAGGCGGCCAGGCGCCGCCGCGAGGCCGAGGAGCTGCTCGGCGACGCCCGGCAGGAGGCCGACCAGGAGCGCGAGCGGGCCCGCGAGCAGAGCGAGGAGCTGCTGGCCTCGGCGCGCACGCGCGTGGACGAGGCGCAGGCCGAGGCGGTCCGGCTGGTCGAGGAGGCCGACCGGCGCGCCACCGAGATGGTGTCGGCCGCCGAGCAGCACGCGACACAGGTACGGGAGTCGGTCGCCGGGCTGCACGAGCAGGCCCAGGAGGAGATCGCCGGGCTGCGCTCCGCTGCCGAGCACGCGGCGGAGCGCACCCGGCGCGAGGCCGAGGAGGAGGCGGACCGGGTCCGCGCCGACGCCTACGCGGAGCGGGAGCGGGCGAGCGAGGACGCCGGGCGTCTGAGGCACGAGGCGCAGGAGGAGACGGAGGCCGCCAAGGCGCTGGCCGAGCGGACGGTGTCCGAGGCCATCACCGAGGCCGAGCGCATCCGCGCGGACGTCGCCGAGCACGCCCAGCGGGTGCGCACCGAGGCCTCCGACGCCATCGCCGAGGCCGAGCAGTCCGCGTCCCGTACCCGGGCGGACGCCCGCGAGGACGCCAACCGCATCCGGTCCGACGCGGCGACGCAGGCGGACACCCTGATCACCGAGGCGCGTTCCGAGGCGGAGCGGCTGACCACCGAGACGGTGACCGAGACCGACCGGCTCCGCACGGAGACGGCCACGGAGGCGGAGCGCGTCCGCACCGAGGCGGCGAACGAGGCCGAGCGGGTTCAGGCGGCCGCGGCCGAGGAAGCCGAGCGGCTGCGGACCGAGTCGGTCGCCGAGGCGGAGCGCGTCCGCACCGAGGCGGCGAACGAGGCCGAGCGCGTCCAGACGGAAGCGGCCGAGGAAGCCCACCGGCTGCGGACGGAATCGGTCGCGGAGGCCGAGCGGCTGCGGACCGAGTCGGTCGCCGAGGCGGACCGGGTCAGGACCGAGGCGGGTGCCCAGGCCGAGCAGCTGCTCTCGGACGCCACCGGGGAGGCCGAGCGGCTGCGCGCCGAGGCCGCGGAGACGGTCGGTTCCGCGCGGCAGCACGCCGAGCGTGTCCGCACCGAGGCGGAGCGGGTGCGGGCTCAGGCGGAGGAAGAGGCCGAGCGGGTCACCGCGGCCGCCCGCGAGGAGGCCGAGCGCACCCTCGACGAGGCCCGCAAGGACGCCAACAAGCGGCGTTCGGAGGCTGCGGAGCAGGTCGACACGCTCATCACCGAGACCACCGCCGAGGCCGACAAGCTGCTCGCCGAGGCCCAGCAGCAGGCCCAGAAGGCCACCGCGGACGCCGAGTCGCAGGCCGACACGATGGTCGGCGCGGCCCGCGCGGAGGCCGACCGGATCGTCCAGGAGGCGACGGTCGAGGGCAACACCCGGGTGGAGAAGGCCCGTACGGACGCGGACGAGCTGCTGGTCGGCGCCCGTCGGGACGCGACCGCCATAAGGGAACGCGCGGAGGAACTGCGCGAGCGCCTCACCTCCGAGATCGAGGAGCTGCACGAACGCGCCCGCCGCGAGGCCGCCGAGACGATGAGGTCGGCCGGCGACCGCTGCGACGCGCTCGTCAAGGCGGCCGAGGAGCAGCTCGCCAAGGCGGAGGCGAAGGCCAAGGAGCTGGTGTCGGAGGCCAACTCCGAGGCCGGCAAGGTGCGCATCGCCGCCGTCAAGAAGGCCGAGGGGCTGCTCAAGGAGGCCGAGCAGAAGAAGGCCAAGCTGGTCAGGGAGGCCGAGGAGCTGAAGGCCGAGGCCGTCCGCGAGGCGCGGGAGACGGTCGAGGAGGGCAAGCGCGAGCTGGAGATCCTGGTGCGGCGCCGCGAGGACATCAACGCCGAGATCTCCCGGGTGCAGGACGTCCTGGAGGCGCTGGAGTCCTTCGAGGCGCCCGCGGGCGGCGGCAAGGACAACGGGGTCAAGGCCGGTGCCACGGTGGGTGCCCCACGTTCGGGTGGCAAATCGTCAGACGGCTAG
- the mce gene encoding methylmalonyl-CoA epimerase has translation MLTRIDHIGIACRDLDTTVEFYRATYGFEVFHTEVNEEQGVREAMLKINDTSDGGASYLQLLEPTREDSAVGKWLAKNGEGVHHIAFGTADVDADAAGIRDKGVRVLYDEPRRGSMGSRITFLHPKDCHGVLTELVTSAAVESPEH, from the coding sequence ATGCTGACGCGAATCGACCACATCGGAATCGCCTGCCGCGACCTCGACACGACCGTCGAGTTCTACCGTGCCACCTACGGCTTCGAGGTGTTCCACACCGAGGTCAACGAGGAGCAGGGTGTCCGCGAGGCCATGCTCAAGATCAACGATACGTCGGACGGCGGCGCCTCCTACCTCCAGCTCCTGGAGCCGACCCGCGAGGACTCGGCGGTCGGCAAGTGGCTCGCCAAGAACGGCGAGGGCGTCCACCACATCGCCTTCGGTACGGCGGACGTGGACGCCGACGCGGCCGGCATCCGGGACAAGGGCGTACGCGTTCTGTACGACGAGCCCCGGCGCGGTTCGATGGGGTCGCGGATCACCTTCCTGCACCCCAAGGACTGCCATGGCGTACTGACAGAACTCGTCACTTCGGCGGCCGTTGAGTCACCTGAGCACTGA
- a CDS encoding acetyl-CoA C-acetyltransferase codes for MSSGTAETSGTSGKNGTTSVIVAGARTPMGRLLGSLKSFSGADLGGFAIKAALDRAGIGGDQVQYVIMGQVLQAGAGQIPARQAAVKAGIPMNVPALTVNKVCLSGLDAIALADQLIRAGEFDVVVAGGQESMTNAPHLLPKSREGYKYGAVQMLDAMAHDGLTDSFEDIAMGESTEKHNTRLGIERPAQDEIAALSHQRAAAAQKNGLFEAEITPVEIPQRKGDPVLFSKDEGIRGDTTAESLGKLRPAFAKDGTITAGSSSQISDGAAAVVVMSKAKALELGLEWIAEIGAHGNVAGPDNSLQSQPSNAIQHALKKEGLDVADLDLIEINEAFAAVAVQSMKDLGVSIEKVNVNGGAIALGHPIGMSGARLVLHLALELKRRGGGVGAAALCGGGGQGDALIVRVPKA; via the coding sequence ATGTCTTCTGGAACCGCTGAAACCTCTGGAACCTCTGGAAAGAACGGCACGACCTCCGTCATCGTCGCGGGCGCCCGCACCCCGATGGGGCGGCTGCTCGGCTCGCTGAAGTCCTTCTCCGGCGCCGACCTCGGCGGCTTCGCCATCAAGGCCGCCCTCGACCGCGCCGGGATCGGCGGCGACCAGGTCCAGTACGTGATCATGGGGCAGGTGCTCCAGGCCGGCGCCGGGCAGATCCCGGCCCGCCAGGCCGCCGTCAAGGCCGGCATCCCCATGAACGTGCCGGCGCTCACGGTCAACAAGGTCTGCCTGTCGGGCCTGGACGCGATCGCGCTCGCCGACCAGCTCATTCGCGCCGGTGAATTCGACGTGGTCGTCGCCGGCGGCCAGGAGTCCATGACCAACGCCCCGCACCTGCTGCCGAAGTCCCGCGAGGGCTACAAGTACGGCGCGGTCCAGATGCTCGACGCCATGGCGCACGACGGTCTGACCGACTCCTTCGAGGACATCGCCATGGGCGAGTCGACGGAGAAGCACAACACCCGACTGGGCATCGAGCGCCCCGCCCAGGACGAGATCGCCGCGCTCTCCCACCAGCGCGCCGCCGCCGCCCAGAAGAACGGGCTCTTCGAGGCCGAGATCACCCCGGTGGAGATCCCGCAGCGCAAGGGCGACCCGGTGCTGTTCAGCAAGGACGAGGGCATCCGCGGTGACACCACCGCCGAGTCGCTGGGCAAGCTGCGCCCCGCCTTCGCCAAGGACGGCACGATCACCGCGGGCTCGTCCTCGCAGATCTCCGACGGCGCCGCGGCCGTGGTCGTCATGAGCAAGGCCAAGGCGCTGGAGCTCGGCCTGGAGTGGATCGCGGAGATCGGTGCCCACGGCAACGTGGCCGGCCCGGACAACTCTTTGCAGTCGCAGCCGTCGAACGCGATCCAGCACGCCCTGAAGAAGGAGGGGCTCGACGTCGCGGACCTGGACCTGATCGAGATCAACGAGGCCTTCGCGGCCGTCGCCGTGCAGTCAATGAAGGACCTCGGCGTTTCCATCGAAAAGGTGAACGTCAACGGCGGCGCCATCGCGCTGGGCCACCCCATCGGCATGTCCGGCGCCCGCCTCGTGCTGCACCTGGCGCTGGAGCTGAAGCGGCGCGGCGGCGGGGTCGGCGCGGCGGCGCTGTGCGGCGGCGGCGGTCAGGGCGACGCGCTGATCGTGCGGGTGCCCAAGGCCTGA
- the meaB gene encoding methylmalonyl Co-A mutase-associated GTPase MeaB, with product MQDVSSLVAQAREGRPRAVARLISLVEGASPQLREVMEALAPLTGNAYVVGLTGSPGVGKSTSTSALVTAYRKQGRRVGVLAVDPSSPFSGGALLGDRVRMSEHASDPGVYIRSMATRGHLGGLAWAAPQAIRVLDAAGCDVILVETVGVGQSEVEIASQADTSVVLLAPGMGDGIQAAKAGILEIGDVYVVNKADRDGADATARELNHMLGLGESRGPGDWRPPIVKTVAARGEGVDEVVEALEKHRAWMEERDVLAERRRARAAREVETIAVTTLRERIGDLHGDRRLGALAERIVAGELDPYRAADELVAGLTNG from the coding sequence ATGCAGGACGTCTCCTCGCTGGTGGCCCAGGCCAGGGAAGGCCGGCCGCGGGCCGTGGCCCGGCTGATCTCGCTGGTGGAGGGGGCGTCTCCGCAGCTCAGGGAGGTCATGGAGGCGCTGGCGCCGCTCACGGGCAACGCGTACGTCGTCGGCCTGACCGGTTCCCCCGGCGTCGGCAAGTCGACCTCCACCTCGGCGCTGGTGACGGCGTACCGCAAGCAGGGCAGGCGGGTCGGCGTCCTGGCCGTCGACCCGTCCTCCCCCTTCTCCGGCGGTGCCCTGCTCGGCGACCGCGTCCGGATGTCGGAGCACGCCTCCGACCCGGGCGTCTACATCCGCTCGATGGCGACCCGCGGTCACCTCGGCGGCCTCGCCTGGGCGGCACCGCAGGCGATCCGCGTCCTCGACGCGGCGGGCTGCGACGTGATCCTGGTCGAGACGGTCGGCGTCGGTCAGTCGGAGGTCGAGATCGCCTCCCAGGCCGACACCTCCGTCGTCCTGCTCGCCCCGGGCATGGGCGACGGCATCCAGGCCGCGAAGGCCGGCATCCTGGAGATCGGCGACGTCTACGTCGTCAACAAGGCCGACCGCGACGGCGCCGACGCGACCGCCCGCGAGCTGAACCACATGCTGGGCCTCGGCGAGTCCCGCGGTCCCGGCGACTGGCGCCCGCCCATCGTCAAGACGGTCGCCGCGCGCGGCGAGGGCGTCGACGAGGTCGTCGAGGCGCTGGAGAAGCACCGCGCCTGGATGGAGGAACGGGACGTCCTGGCCGAACGCCGCCGCGCCCGCGCCGCCCGCGAGGTCGAGACCATCGCCGTCACCACCCTGCGCGAACGTATCGGCGACCTCCACGGCGACCGCCGCCTCGGCGCCCTCGCGGAACGCATCGTCGCGGGCGAACTGGACCCGTACCGCGCGGCGGACGAACTGGTGGCGGGCCTGACCAACGGCTGA
- a CDS encoding MFS transporter, with translation MSTPTPRPSYAAVLRVPHARRTFAAALVGRLSYGTVSLALMLSLTRSTGSYAVAGTVLAVFGGTGVLLSPYRAALVDRHGLRRAVTPMALLYGGLLCALAELCRHPGVPGAVLAGAAALAGACTPPLGSTMRAVWAELLPDRHLLQRAYSLDGVAEELLFVSGPLLVGAVVAVAPPAAGLVLSAFLVVVGTLAFVTSPAAALLRPAEREKGDAPAPGRGGTGQGRALLQPVVVAACVGVSVSAVDLLVVAYAGERGLGDGAVAWVLAALSVGSALGGLVNGAVAWSSPTRARLPFFAAGLGVCLAAAGLAPGLGTLVLAVTCAGLFVAPALTTSYLVADESAAPGFRVRAGTWCNTAVNAGMSAGAAAVGLLVERLPLPVCFAVSGAVAAVAALVPGRRRRGAAGRPGPVSRRRSPSGASGRP, from the coding sequence GTGTCCACGCCCACTCCGCGGCCCTCGTACGCCGCCGTCCTCCGTGTCCCCCATGCCCGCCGCACCTTCGCGGCCGCCCTCGTCGGCCGGCTGTCGTACGGCACGGTCTCCCTCGCCCTGATGCTCTCCCTGACCCGGTCCACCGGGTCGTACGCCGTGGCCGGCACGGTCCTGGCCGTCTTCGGCGGCACCGGCGTCCTCCTCTCCCCCTACCGCGCCGCACTCGTCGACCGGCACGGCCTGCGCCGGGCCGTGACACCCATGGCCCTGCTCTACGGCGGCCTGCTCTGCGCTCTGGCGGAACTGTGCCGGCACCCCGGTGTGCCCGGGGCGGTGCTCGCCGGGGCCGCCGCGCTCGCCGGGGCCTGCACGCCGCCGCTCGGCTCCACGATGCGCGCGGTGTGGGCCGAACTGCTCCCGGACCGGCACCTGCTCCAGCGGGCCTACAGCCTGGACGGCGTCGCCGAAGAACTGCTCTTCGTCTCCGGCCCGCTCCTGGTCGGCGCCGTCGTGGCCGTCGCCCCGCCGGCCGCAGGTCTCGTGCTCAGCGCGTTCCTGGTGGTCGTGGGCACGCTCGCCTTCGTCACCTCACCGGCGGCGGCCCTGCTGCGTCCGGCGGAGCGGGAGAAGGGCGACGCCCCCGCGCCCGGGAGGGGCGGCACGGGACAGGGGCGGGCCCTGCTGCAACCCGTCGTCGTCGCGGCGTGCGTCGGTGTCTCGGTGAGCGCCGTCGACCTCCTCGTCGTCGCCTACGCGGGGGAGCGCGGCCTCGGGGACGGCGCCGTCGCCTGGGTGCTCGCGGCGCTGTCGGTGGGCAGCGCGCTCGGCGGTCTCGTCAACGGCGCCGTCGCCTGGAGTTCGCCCACCCGCGCCCGGCTCCCGTTCTTCGCGGCCGGTCTCGGCGTCTGCCTGGCCGCCGCGGGCCTCGCACCCGGCCTGGGCACCCTGGTCCTGGCCGTCACGTGTGCGGGCCTGTTCGTGGCGCCGGCGCTGACCACGTCCTACCTCGTCGCCGACGAGAGCGCGGCCCCCGGCTTCCGGGTCCGGGCCGGGACCTGGTGCAACACCGCCGTGAACGCCGGGATGTCGGCCGGTGCCGCCGCCGTGGGGCTGCTGGTGGAGCGCCTTCCGCTGCCGGTGTGCTTCGCGGTGTCCGGCGCGGTCGCCGCGGTGGCGGCGCTGGTGCCGGGGCGCCGCCGCCGAGGGGCCGCCGGGCGGCCGGGCCCGGTCAGTCGTCGTCGGAGTCCGAGTGGTGCGAGCGGTCGGCCGTGA
- a CDS encoding PepSY domain-containing protein, translated as MKRNIVIAAVTAAALIGGGTATALATAGDDDPGTTRQSDVRDRDDAAKGAADDGADDGDDSRDRDHDGDRDDDRDDAARASSAKVKAAEAVAAALKEAPGTAVSAELDDEDGDDDDGDRERAVWEVDVLAGDGTWHSVRIDPGSGKVLGSETDDEDDTDEVRAALKGASVDAAEAAKAAAGRGTVTSVELDEDGYYGDGEAAWEVESTSSGKGEQDWRVDLSTGKVTADRSHHSDSDDD; from the coding sequence ATGAAGCGCAACATCGTGATCGCCGCCGTCACCGCCGCCGCACTGATCGGGGGCGGTACGGCGACGGCGCTGGCGACCGCGGGGGACGACGACCCGGGTACGACGCGCCAGTCGGACGTCCGGGACCGGGACGACGCCGCGAAGGGCGCCGCGGACGACGGCGCGGACGACGGCGACGATTCCCGTGACCGTGACCACGACGGCGACCGGGACGACGACCGCGACGACGCCGCCCGCGCGTCCTCCGCGAAGGTGAAGGCGGCCGAGGCCGTCGCCGCCGCCCTGAAGGAGGCCCCGGGCACCGCCGTCTCCGCCGAGCTGGACGACGAGGACGGCGACGATGACGACGGCGACCGCGAGCGTGCGGTCTGGGAGGTCGACGTCCTCGCGGGCGACGGCACCTGGCACAGCGTCCGGATCGACCCGGGCTCCGGCAAGGTGCTCGGCTCCGAGACGGACGACGAGGACGACACCGACGAGGTGCGGGCCGCGCTGAAGGGCGCCTCCGTGGACGCCGCCGAGGCCGCGAAGGCCGCCGCCGGCCGTGGGACCGTGACCTCCGTGGAGCTGGACGAGGACGGCTACTACGGGGACGGCGAGGCCGCCTGGGAGGTCGAGTCCACGTCCTCGGGCAAGGGCGAGCAGGACTGGCGCGTCGACCTCAGCACCGGCAAGGTCACGGCCGACCGCTCGCACCACTCGGACTCCGACGACGACTGA
- a CDS encoding response regulator transcription factor, with the protein MRLLIVEDEKRLALSLARGLTAEGYAVDVVHDGREGLHRAGEGVYDLVILDIMLPGLNGYRVCAALRAAGHDVPILMLTAKDGEYDEAEGLDTGADDYLTKPFSYVVLVARVKALLRRRTQGAGASPVHVHGDLKVDTAARRVFLGEREVTLTAKEFAVLEQLVVRAGQVVSKAEILEHVWDFAYDGDPNIVEVYVSALRRKLRAALIRTVRGAGYRLEAE; encoded by the coding sequence ATGCGCCTGTTGATCGTGGAGGACGAGAAGCGGCTGGCCCTGTCGCTCGCCAGGGGGCTCACCGCCGAGGGCTACGCCGTGGACGTCGTCCACGACGGCCGGGAGGGCCTGCACCGGGCCGGTGAGGGCGTGTACGACCTGGTCATCCTCGACATCATGCTGCCCGGCCTCAACGGCTACCGGGTCTGCGCCGCCCTGCGCGCCGCCGGCCACGACGTGCCGATCCTGATGCTCACCGCCAAGGACGGCGAGTACGACGAGGCCGAGGGACTGGACACGGGCGCCGACGACTACCTCACCAAGCCCTTCTCGTACGTCGTCCTGGTCGCCCGCGTGAAGGCCCTGCTGCGGCGCCGGACTCAGGGAGCCGGCGCCTCGCCCGTGCACGTCCACGGCGACCTGAAGGTCGACACCGCCGCCCGCCGGGTCTTCCTGGGCGAGCGCGAAGTGACCCTCACGGCGAAGGAGTTCGCCGTCCTGGAGCAGCTCGTGGTGCGGGCCGGGCAGGTGGTGTCCAAGGCCGAGATCCTGGAGCACGTCTGGGACTTCGCCTACGACGGCGACCCCAACATCGTCGAGGTCTACGTCAGCGCCCTCAGGCGCAAGCTGCGCGCGGCCCTCATCCGGACCGTGCGCGGCGCCGGCTACCGGCTGGAGGCCGAATGA
- a CDS encoding sensor histidine kinase encodes MSRLLGSVRARATLGATLVVAVALVAAGTAVLLSLRSNLLGEAGTQAERSAREVATELAVGTPYGELSLDVDDRPLQIVDEDGRLVAASEDLERISGTGVDAVKPRPAPTGDDADDGGSDDDDDSAEALEAGEIGERTTVSDGSATIDGDTEDYRFAAVPVETDEQGRLTVWAGAPLSAEHGAVNTALTVMLIGFPLLLVVVGWVTWLVTRRALRPVEGIRREMAAITASEDLARRVPVPGTHDEVARLASTTNETLAALESSVERQRRFVADASHELRSPIASLRTQLEVAAAHPELLDLDGAVEDTVRLQRLAADLLLLARLDAGERPADARVDLAGLAREAAGGRAGVRVRAEDDVTVAGSRGQLGRVLANLLDNAQRHARSAVEVSVRRDGEAAVVSVADDGEGVPAADRERVFERFVRLDAARSRDDGGAGLGLAIARDVAVRHGGTLTVHDAPAGGALFELRLPGA; translated from the coding sequence ATGAGCCGCCTCCTCGGGTCGGTCCGGGCCCGCGCCACGCTCGGCGCCACCCTCGTGGTCGCCGTCGCCCTGGTCGCGGCCGGTACCGCCGTCCTGCTGTCCCTGCGCTCCAACCTGCTCGGTGAGGCGGGCACCCAGGCGGAGCGCTCCGCGCGCGAGGTCGCCACCGAACTGGCCGTCGGGACGCCGTACGGCGAGCTGTCCCTGGACGTCGACGACCGCCCGTTGCAGATCGTCGACGAGGACGGCAGGCTCGTCGCCGCCAGCGAGGACCTGGAACGGATCAGCGGCACCGGCGTCGACGCGGTGAAGCCGCGGCCGGCCCCCACCGGCGACGACGCCGACGACGGCGGCTCGGACGATGACGACGACTCCGCCGAGGCGCTCGAAGCCGGTGAGATCGGCGAGCGGACCACCGTCAGCGACGGCTCGGCGACGATCGACGGCGACACGGAGGACTACCGTTTCGCCGCCGTGCCCGTCGAGACCGACGAGCAGGGAAGGCTCACCGTCTGGGCCGGCGCCCCGCTCTCCGCCGAGCACGGCGCCGTGAACACCGCGCTGACCGTCATGCTGATCGGCTTCCCGCTGCTGCTCGTGGTCGTCGGATGGGTGACCTGGCTGGTCACCCGGCGCGCGCTGCGGCCCGTGGAGGGCATCCGCCGGGAGATGGCCGCGATCACCGCCAGCGAGGACCTGGCGCGCCGCGTCCCGGTGCCGGGCACGCACGACGAGGTGGCCAGGCTCGCCTCGACGACCAACGAGACGCTGGCCGCCCTGGAGTCCTCGGTGGAGCGGCAGCGGCGGTTCGTCGCCGACGCCTCGCACGAGCTCCGCAGCCCGATCGCCTCGCTGCGCACCCAGCTGGAGGTGGCCGCCGCCCACCCGGAGCTGCTGGACCTGGACGGCGCCGTGGAGGACACCGTACGGCTGCAGCGGCTCGCCGCCGACCTTTTGCTCCTGGCCAGGCTGGACGCGGGGGAGCGGCCCGCCGACGCGCGCGTCGACCTCGCCGGGCTGGCGCGGGAGGCGGCGGGGGGCCGGGCCGGGGTGCGGGTGCGGGCCGAGGACGACGTGACGGTCGCCGGGTCGCGCGGACAGCTGGGCCGGGTGCTGGCCAACCTGCTCGACAACGCCCAGCGGCACGCCCGCTCGGCCGTGGAGGTGTCCGTGCGGCGGGACGGGGAGGCGGCCGTGGTCTCCGTGGCCGACGACGGGGAAGGCGTACCGGCGGCCGACCGGGAGCGGGTCTTCGAGCGGTTCGTACGGCTCGACGCCGCCCGCAGCCGCGACGACGGCGGGGCCGGGCTGGGGCTGGCCATCGCCCGCGACGTCGCCGTCCGGCACGGCGGCACGCTCACGGTCCACGACGCGCCGGCAGGCGGTGCCCTGTTCGAGCTCCGCCTGCCGGGTGCCTAG